The Desulfuromonadales bacterium genome includes the window GCATGCTGCCCTGCGCCAGGCCTACGGCCTTCTGTTCGGGCAGAAGGAGCTGCCGCAGTTTCGCCTCGAGGCGGCCGACTTCCTGCTGACCCTCGGCACCGACCTGCTGGAAGCCTTTGTCAGCCCGGTCGACTTCGCCCGGCAGATCGCCGTCCGCAAGGGGAAAAGCGGTTTCCGCTGGGTCCATGCCGAGCCCCACCTCTCGCTGACCGGGGTGAATGCCGACATGCGGCTGGTGCTGCGCCCGGGGAGCGAGTCGGCCCTGCTGCTCTGGCTGCTGCACCGTTTTGCGGTCGCCGGGCCGCGCCGCCCGTTGCCGGCCGAAGTCCTGGCGGCCCTGCCTGATCTCCCGACCGGCGACGCGGTGCGGCTGACCGGGTTGACGGAAGACCAGTTGGCGCACCTGGCCGAAGGAATGAACCGAGCCGCCTCGCCGCTCGTGCTGGCCGGCGGCATAGCCACTGCCGGCGAGGGGGGGCTGGCAACGGCCGTCCTGGCCGGGCTGCTCCAGTGGGCCGGCGGCTCGCTCGGCTCGACGGTCGATTTCGCCCGGGCGGAAAATTACGCCGGAGTCGGCTCTTTGCTGGATCTGGAGCGGCTGGCGAAGCGGCTGCAGCAACAGGAAATCGGCGTATTCTTCGTCGCCCGGACCAACCCGGTCTTCCACGCGCCTGCCACCCTGGCCTTCGCCGAGCGGCTCAAGAGCGCGGCCTTGCGGGTGGGTTTGACCGATGTTCTCGACGAAACCGCCCGCGAACTCGATCTGCTCCTGCCCCTCTCGCACTCGCAGGAATCGTGGGGGGATGCCGAACCGCGCCGGGGGGTGCGGACCCTGGTCCGCCCAGCGGTCGCTCCCCTGCACGACACCCGCAGCGAGGGGGATGTGCTGCTCGGCCTGCGCCGAAGCTCTGGAGAGAGCGTTGCGGAGAGCTACCAGGATCATCTCTTCGAGGAGTGGCGCCGCCGCTTCAGCCGCCAGGATCTGGAATCCTTTGCCGTCCGCGGATTCGTGGAAGAGGCGGTGCCGCCGGTCGAGGTTCGCCTTGCCACCGCCGCCGTGGCCGTTTTTCTGCAGCAGTTGACGCTGCCCGCAGCCGCAACCGGGCCGGTCCTGATCGTCGTCCCCTCCATCCGCCGCTTCGACGGGCGCAGCCGGCCGCTCGCGCTGCTCGCCGAGATTCCCGATCCCCTGACGACGATCACCTACGGCGGCTGGGTTTCCATTTCCGCCGAGGATGCCCGGCGGCTGGGTGTCGGGGACGGGGACGAACTCCGCCTCAGCGCCGGCGAGTGGTCGGCGGTCTTGCCGGCGAAGCTCCAGCCGGGATTAGCGGTGGGCGTCTTCGTCGTGCAGCGGGATCTGCTGGAGCCGGCGCCTCCCGGCTTCGATCCCCGGACGGGCGAGGCCGCTGCGAGCCTGGGAATTCGCATCGAGAAAACGGGGGGACGACAGAAGCTGCCGATCCTTGCCGGCTCCCCCTCCCAGCATGGCCGGGGGCTCATCCCCGACCCGGTGCATCGGCAGGAGGAGCACAAGCACATCAGTCTCTACCCGGAACATGCCCATGCCGGGCACCGCTGGGCGATGGTCATCGACCTCTCCCTCTGTATCGGCTGCGCCGCCTGCGTCGCCGCCTGCTACGTGGAGAACAACGTGCCGGTGGTCGGTCGCGAGGATCACCTGCATGGCCGGGAGATGTCGTGGCTGCGCATCGAGCCGTTCTACGACGAAAGCGGGCACCCCGAGTTCCTCCCCATGCTCTGCCAGCACTGCCATTACGCTCCCTGCGAACCGGTCTGCCCGGTCTACGCCGCCTACCACAACCCGGAGGGGCTGAACGTTCAGGTCTACAACCGCTGCATCGGCACGCGCTACTGTTCCCACAACTGCCCGTACAAGGTGCGCCGCTTCAACTGGTGGACGCACCGCCCGGCCGAGCCGCTCGAGAGGATGCGCAACCCCGACCTCTCGGCACGCACCCGGGGGATGATGGAAAAGTGTACTTTTTGCGTCCAGCGCATCCGCGCGGCCAAGGACAGGGCGAAGGACGACGGCCGTCCGGTCCGGGACGGCGAAGTGGTGACCGCCTGCGCCCAGAGCTGTCCGACCGGCGCCATCGTCTTCGGCGACCTGAACGATGCGGCTTCCCGGGTCGCCGCTCTGGCGCAGTCAGAGCGGGCCTATCGGGTTTTCGAGCAGTTGGGTACCGAGCCGTCGGTCCGGTATCTGAAAAAGGGATGAGGGATGAGGGATGAGGCGACCGAAATAAGCGCTTCCGGGCGGCTGGAGACGGATGTCCTGGCAGGCATGCGCCGGCCGGGCCTGCGCTACCTGGCGGCGGTGGGCCTGTGCGCCCTGCTCGCGTTGATGCTCTTTGCCCTCTGGGGAGGGATGGCCTTGACGGGGATGGGGCTCTCCGGCAAGAACAACCCGGTGGGTTGGGCGATGCTGATCACCAACTTCGTCTTCTGGGTCGGGATCGCCCACTCGGGAACCCTCATTTCGGCCGTCCTCTTCCTCTTCCGCGCCCGCTTCCGCACCAGCTTCAACCGCAGCGCCGAGGCGATGACCATCTTCGCCCTGATGGTGGCCGGGCTCTTCCCCCTGATCCACCTCGGCCGGGTCTGGGTCTTCTACTTCCTCCTGCCGTACCCGAGCGAGCGACTGATCTGGCCCAACTTCCGCTCCCCCCTGGTCTGGGACGTCTTCGCCGTCACCACCTACATGATCGTCAGCATTGTCTTCTTCTACGTCGGCATGATCCCCGATCTGGCCATCGCCCGTCGCCGCCTCCCCGGCCTGCCCGGGAAAATCTACGGCCTGCTCTCCCTCGGCTGGCAAGGGACCCTGCGCCAGTGGCGCCACTACGGCCGGCTCTACCTCTTCCTGGCCGCCTTCGCCACGCCGCTGGTCGCTTCGGTTCACTCCATCGTCTCCTGGGACTTCGCCGTCAGCATCGTCCCGGGCTGGCACACCACCATCTTCGCCCCCTACTTCGTCGCCGGGGCGATCTTCTCCGGCACTGCCATGGTGCTCACTCTGACCATCCCGATGCGCCGCCTGCTGCATCTGGAGCCGTACATCACCGTCGACCACTTCGAGGCGATCGCCAAAATCCTCCTCTTCACCTCGCTGATCATTACCTATACCTATATCGTCGAGCATGGTCTGGCCTTTTACGGCCACAACCCCTTCGAGCGCGACCAGTATCTGTACCGCATGTTTGGGGATTACCGGCTGCTGTTCGCCATCATGATCGTCTGCAACTCCCTGCTGCCGCTGACCCTGTTCGTGCGGCGGCTGCGGCGAAGCCTCCCCTGGCTCCTCGTCCTGGGCGTCCTGGTCAACATCGGGATGTGGCTGGAGCGCTTCGTCATCATCGTCGCCTCCCTCGCCCACGACTATGACCCGTACGCCTGGGGGACCTACAACTTCTCCTGGGTGGAGTTCGGTATCAGTGTCGGCTCCTTCGGCCTGTTTTTCCTGCTCTTTCTCCTCTTTGCCCGCTTGCTGCCGGTCCTCGCCGTGACCGAGATCAAGGAGCATTCGTGATGGCGCGCTTCGTCTGCGAGAGTCGGGAGGAGTTTCTGGAGCGGCTGCGGGGGCTGGTGGACGCCGGCGCCGACCCGCAAACCATCCACGTCCGGATGCCCTTCTACGTCCCCGAAGCCATGCAGATTCTGGGCGAACGCCCCGACCGGCTGCGCTTCTTCCCCCTTGTCGGCGGCATCGCCGGCTTCGGCAGCGGACTGGCCCTCACCATCTACTCGGTCCTCAGCTGGCCGATTATCGTCGGCGGCAAGCCGATCGTTTCCCTGCCGCCGTTTCTGCTCATCGGCTATCTGCTGACCATCCTCTTCGGCGCAGTCGGTTCCTTTGCCGGCTTCCTTCTGCTGGCCCGGTTGCCGAGCGGGCGGGGTCTGGCTGCGGATGGCGAGTTCCCGGAGCGCTTCATCATCATCGTCGAGACAGGGGAGGGGGAATGACTACGGTCACGATGAGCCGGGGGACTTTCCCGTTCTATCTTTTGGTGCTGGTCGTTGCCCTTGCCTTCTTCGAATATGGCGGCCTGGTTGCCGGCGAGGGGGCGCTGTTGCTGACCCTGGTCTTCTGGACCGCCCTGCTGCAGGGGGTCATCGCCGCGGCGGCGGTGGCCGACCTGGTGGGCGCCCGGTGGATTACCCTCCTGCGCCGGCAAATCCTGGCCGCCTACCCGCTGCTGCTGGTCTCCCCCCTCCTGCTCATACTGCTGGTGCCCAGACTCGATCTCTATCCGTGGGCCGCTACTCCCGGACAGTGGCTGAACGCCCCGTTCTTCCTCCTACGAAACCTGGCGCTGCTGCTGGCCGTCTACGGCACGGGCCGCCTGTACGCCCGGCGCTCCCTGCGCGGCGACCCGCGAACGCCTGCCAGTGCGGTCATCTACCTCTTCGCCTTCGTCACTTCCCAGACCCTGGTCGCTTTCGACTGGGTCATGTCCCTCGAATATCCGTGGATCAGTACCCTCTTCGGTGCCTATTTCTTCGTCGAGGCCCTCTACGCCGGCCTGGCGCTGGCGGGAATCCTCTGCTTCCTCCTGCCGCTGCGACAGCGGGAAGGGCTCGCGGCGGCAGAAGTAAGGCCGCTGCGGGACATCGGTCTGCTCCTGTTCGGTTTCAGCGTTCTCTGGGGCGGCCTCTTCTTTGCCCAGTATCTCCTGCTCTGGTACGGCAACCTCCCCGAAGAGGTTCAGTTCATCGCCCGGCGCCTGGAGAGTTTCCCCCTGCGCGCGCTCAGCGTTTTCTTCCTGACCGCCAATTTCCTGGCCCCCTTCCTGGGGCTGCTCGGCCGGCGCGCCAAGCGCAGCGACCGGGTCGTCGGCGCCGTGGCGGCGTTGGTGCTGACGGGGCTTTTTGCCGAGCGACTGTTCTTCATACTCCCGGTAGCGCCCATGCCTGTCGGCATTCTGCTGGTGGAAAATATCCTGTTTTTTGCCTTCTGGCTGCTGACCGTGCATAGCCGGGAGCAGCTGCTGCCGACGGCGACAGAGCGTTCGATAGATTAGGGGAGTAGGCGGGAAAATGTGGAAATTTGCCGTTGCATTCACCCGGGAGATGGGGTATATAAGCAGTCCGTGCGCGATTAGCTCAGCTGGATAGAGCGCTGCCCTCCGGAGGCAGAGGTCACAAGTTCGAATCTTGTATCGCGCGCCACTGAAAAATCAAGGGCCGGCCAGAAATGGCCGGCCCTTTTTCTGTGCAACTCGCCATCGCCGACGTCACTAGGCATTGCGCAGTGCCCGCCTTGCCAGCCCCCTTCCCGGTGCTAGAATGGGAACAGTCTCATGCTGACGACGGGGGCGCCATGCGAAGCTGGGCCTTTCAGGCAGGATTCGAAGATCGTCTGCTGCAGTCTCTCCGGGGTGATTACCGGGTACTGGCCCCGGTGCGGGGGACGGACGGGGTCGTACGGCTGCAGCCGGTGCGCAGCTGGGCGGAGCTGTCGCCGGCGGGCCTGCCACTCATTCCGCTGAAAAAGGTCGTCTTCCCTCCCCACGATGTGCTCTGGACCCTGATGGAGTATGAGTACCGGGAGCCGGCGCCGTCGTCGGTGCCGGTGGCCCTGGTCGGCATCGCCCCCTGTGACCTCTACGCCCTCGCCTATCTTGATCTCGTCTTCGCCGATGATCCCCATTACCAGCGTCGCCGGCAGAACCTGCTGCTGATCGGCAGCAACTGCCGACCCACCCCGGAATGCTTCTGCCCGCCGCGGCGCGAGCCGCCCCCCTTCGACCTCTTTCTCGCCGCCGACCGGCTCTGGGTCGGCTCGGCCTGGGGCGCGGGCCTGCTCACCGCCCTGCAGGCGGAACTCTCCTCCCCCGGCGACCTGCCGCTGCCGGCCGAAATAACCGATGGGCAGCAGCAGGTTCCGGAAAACCTCGAGCAGCTCTTCACGGCGAGCGCCGGTCTGCCCCTCTGGCGGGAGGTGGGAGAGCGCTGTGTCTCCTGCGGCGCCTGTTCGGCCGTCTGTCCCACCTGCTACTGCTACGAAATGAGCGACGAAGCGCTGCCGGACGGCCGGGTGGCCCGGCGGCGCGAGTGGGACAACTGCTTCTTCCGCAACCATGCCCTGGTTGCCGGCGGGCAGAACTTCCGGCCGACCCGCGCCGAGCGGTTGCGCTTCCGCTTTGAGCACAAGATGCTCGGCTTCGGTGCGCTGCGCGGTATCTCCGCTTGCGTCGGCTGCGGCCGCTGCGCCCGGGCCTGTCCGGTGGATATCGACATCTCGGCCGTGCTCGCCGCGCTGGCCGGAGGAAACAAGCCATGATGGTCGCATTTCAGCCGGTGCCGGCGGTCATCGAGGCCATCGACAAAAAGGTTGCCGACAACCATCTCTTCACCTTCCGGCTCTCCGAGTCGATTTCGGTGGCGCCGGGTCAGTTCGTCGAGCTCTCCATCCCGGGCGTCGGAGCCTTTCCCGTATCGACTGCCGCCCACCCCGGCGGTGCAACCTTCCAGGCCTGCATCCGCCGCGCCGGCCGGGTGACCGCGGCCCTCTACCGGCTAGACGAAGGGGCAAACGTCGGCATTCGCGGTCCCTTCGGCCAGGGCTTTCCGCTGGCAGCTTTCGCCGGTCGGGATGTCCTGCTGGTGGCCGGAGGGCTGGGGATGGCCCCCCTGCGGGCTCTGCTGCAGGCGCTGCTGGGAGAGCGGGGGCGGGTAGGGGAGATCATCCTGCTCTACGGCAGCCGAGAGCCGGACGCTATCCTGTTTCGCGATGAACTGGAGGGTCTTGCTGCCGCCGGGACGATCAAGGTCCGCTATTCCGTCGATTTTGCCACCGAGCTCCCCTGGTCGACGGACGCCTATGTCTGCCGGATAGGATTGGTCACCGAACTGCTGCGCGACCTGAGATTCGCGCCGGCGCAGACGGTAGCGGCGGTCTGCGGCCCGCCGTCGCTGTACGGCTGCGTGCTGGAGGATCTGGCCCGGCTCGGCATCGACCCGGAGCGGATCTACGCGACGCTGGAGCGGCGGATGCAGTGCGGCGTCGGCCAGTGCTGCCACTGCGTGACGGCAGGGGTCTTCGTCTGCAGCCAGGGGCCGGTCTTCAGTCTGGCTGAACTGCGGCGCCTGCCCGGCTCGATTTGAAGGTGACCATGAAAAAACTGCGCCTCGCATACGTTCGTTTCACCTCCTGCTGCGGCTGTCAGCTGACGCTGCTCAACTGCGAGGAGCAGTTGGCGGCCATCGACGCGGTGGCGGAGGTGGTCGCCTTCGACATGGCCTCCTCCCGCCCGGACGATGGTGGTCCCCTCGATGCCGTGCTGGTGGAGGGCTCCATCTCCCGGCCCGAGGAACTGGTCGAGCTGCTGCGGCTGCGCCGCCGTGCCGAAATACTGGTGGCGGTCGGCGCCTGCGCCCTGACCGGCGGGGTGAACGTCCTGGCCCATGGCGACCGCATCGAACTCTGCGAAGGGGTTTACGGCGAATGCGCCCGGGAGAAGCTGACCTTTCCGCCGCAGCCGCTCTGCCGCTTCGTGCGGGTCGACCTGCAAGTCGCCGGCTGTCCGCCGGAGCGCAGCGAGCATCTGCAGCTGCTCGGCGCCCTGGCCCGCGGCGGCCTGCCCGCCCTGCCCGAGTATGCGGTCTGCATGGAGTGCCGGCAGCGGGAAAACCTCTGCCTGCTTCTGGAGGCAAAGCAGCCCTGCCTGGGGCCTGTCACCCGGGCCGGGTGCAACGCCCTCTGCCCCAGCTTCGGCGCCATCTGTGAAGGGTGCCGGGGGCCGGTGACCGAGGCGAACCGGGCCGAGGAGTCGCGCTTGCTCCTCGGCCTGGGGCTTTCGGAGCGGGAGGTGCGGGCCAGGCTGGAACGCTTCAGCGGAGCTTCCCATGAAGACCCTTAGCCTGCAGCCGCTCACCCGGGTGGAAGGGCATGGCCGGGTAGAGATGACGGTGCAGACCGGCCGGCTGACTGCCGTCCGGCTGGTTATCACCGAGTCGCCGCGCCTGTTCGAAGCGCTTTTGCTCGGCCGCTCCTGGCAGGAAGTGCCGGCCCTGGTCAGCCGCATCTGCGCCATCTGCTCGGGCGTGCACCGCGTCGCCGCCGCCTCGGCGCTGGAGAGCGCCCTCGGTATTGATATCCCGCCGTTGGCCCGGCGGGTGCGCGAACTGCTGCTGCTCGGCGGGCACATCGAAAGCCATGCCCTGCATCTCTTCTGCCTCACCCTGCCGGATATTGCCGGGACGGAAAGCATCCTCGAGCTGCTGCGTGCCTGCGACCCCCGGGCGCGCGAGGGGTTGGCGCTCAAGGGGCTGGGGAACCATATCCAGGAGCTGGCCGGGGGGCGGGTGATTCACCCGGTGAACGTCGAGGTGGGTGGTGTGGTGCGGCTGCCGCCGCGGGAAAAACTCGAAGCGCTGCTGGCTGAACTGGAGGAATGGTCGGGTCGGCTGCCTCCCCTGGTCGAAGGGTTTGCCGACCGCCGGGGGTACCCGCCTGCTACCCCGGCTCTCGGGACCCGCATTGCCGTCGACTGCGACGATTTCCTGCTGACCGGCCGGTCGCTGCGATTTTCGGACGGCCGTGTCGTTGCCGGCGAGCGCTACGGGGAAGTGCTGGAGGAGAGGGCGGTGCCCTGGTCCAACACCAAACACAGCCGAACGGCGGGGGTGCCGCTGCTCGCCGGGGCGCTGGCACGCTTGGAAAACGCCGCCGGTCGCGCCTTGGCGCCGGTCCTGCCCGAGCCATCCGCTGCAGGCATCCACGGCAATAACCTGGCTCAGGGGCTCGAATTGATTTGGGCGCTGCGGGAGGCCAGGCGACTGGTGCGGGAGTTGCTGGCGGGGGATGCCGACGCCGCCGTCATGGTTGCGGTCCGGGCTGGGGCCGGAGTCGGGACCTGCGTCATCGAGGCCCCGCGCGGCTTGCTGATCCATCATTATGCCCTGGATGACCAGGGGCGGGTGGCGGCGGCCGATATCCTCACCCCCACCGCCATCAATCAGGCCGCCATCGAGGCGCAACTGCTGGCCGACCTGCAGGGCGTAACGGATGAGTCCGTATTGATCGAGCGCGCCGGGCGCATCGTCCGGGCCTACGACCCGTGCATCTCCTGCTCGGTCCATGTATTAAAAGGCTGATGAAAAACGCCCATCTGCGGCGTTGCCCACCCCCTTACCCTACGGGCATCCCCCCTGTGGAACAGGGGGGAAGTCTCGCGAAGCGAGGCAGGGGGGTCGGGCGCCTTGCATCTGGGCATTTTTGATCAGCCTGGAAAATCGGGTTTTTCAGAAGGGTGTGCGGCTGAAGTGGCGCTTGGCCGCATCCTGCAGCTTGCTGACGGCGGCGAAGGCTTCCCGCAGCAGGTCCTGCTCGTTTTTGGAGAGGGTGTAGGGATCGAGATAGTGGCTGGGTTCTTTTCCCTGTTCGATGAGGTGAATCTCGTTGCGCAGGCGCAGGAAGCTCAGGGCTTCGAAAGCGGCCCGAATGTGTTCGGCCGTTTCCGGCGCAAAAACATTGCGTTCCACCAGCCCCTTCAGCCGATCCTGGGTCGTGATGGCCTGCAGTTCCTTTTCCAGGGCAAACATTCGGACGCAGTCGACGATATAGACACTCCCTCCCTGTTTGAGGGAGAGCTCACCCTTGTGCTCTTCCCCCTTCTCGACGATGAACCGGCCCAGCAGTCCCACCGGCACTTTGTAGCGCAGATCGAGTGACATCATGTGGTAGAGGAAGCCGGGGAAATTCCTGATCTCCCGATGGACGATATCCCGCAGTTGGTTAGCCAGTTCCGGGTCGCCTGCCAGCGGGGCGAAATCGAAGAAAATGGAAGAGTAGCGCACTTTCTGGGGCTCAGGATCGTTGACCCAGTCTCTGATCCTGGTCTGCCAGTCGTTCAGGCGGCCCCGCCAGAGGGGGTTGTTGGCCATCACCTTGCCGTGACAGAGGGAATAACCGACGCGGCTGAGGGCATCGACGATCTTTTCAGCCAGGGGGACGAAAAACGCTTCGACTTCGAGCATTTTTGCGTCAGAGACGTTCTCGAATATGAAACCGTGGTCCTGGTCGGGACCGAGCAGCATCTCCCGGCGGCCACCGCTCCCCATGATGAGAAAACAGTGGCGGATGTCGGGCCGTACCCGTCCCTCGGCGGCCATCTCTGCCAGGCAGATTTCATACACCCGCCTGATGATGCCGTGGTGAATGTAGGAGAGGATCTCCATGACTTCCGGCGTGCTGCGCGTCTCCGAGAGTAGACCGCGTGCCACGCCTAGAATCTCGCGGCGGATGGTGACAAGCCCCTCGATGGTTCGTTCCTCGCGGATGTTGCCGAGCAGCAGCATTGCCTTCTGGCTGCGGTAACGCATGATGTCGCGCAGCGTCACGATGCCGACCACCTCGCCGCGGTCGACCACCGGCAGGTGCTTGATGCGGTGGCCGGTCATGTAGGCCAGGGCCTCGTACATGTAAGTGGCCGGCGACATGGCATAGGAGTGAGGACTCATGATCTCCCGGGCGGTCAGCGTCCGGCCGTCGGCGTTCTCCGGCGCAATCACCTTGTCCACCAGGTCCCGGGCGGTGATGATGCCGATCGGCTTGCGGCCGGCATCGATCACCAGGACCGAACTGACGTTCTTTTCAGCCATGCGCCGTGCCACCTGTTTGGCGGTTTCCGTCGGCAGACAGCTTTCCACCGTCGTCGTCATGATTTCCGAGAGACGCTTCTTGAAGGGGTAGGCCTCCATCTGGGTGAGGGCCTCTCTGGAATGGTCGGCGACGATTTCCGAATAAAGCTGCCGGACGCGGGAGAAGACGATGCGTGTGAAATGTTCACTGAGCTGAGGGTAGTCCTTTGCTACCCGCTTCAATAGGTCTTCGGGGATCAGGTAGCAATCCGTTTTCTTGACGGTCCGCGCCCCGCCCGTATAAGGCTCGCCGGTGATAATGGGGGTGCCGCCGAAGAAGGTTCCCTCGCTGCGGTAATCGACCACCATGTCGATGCCGCCGGGGGTCATGACGGTGATTTCCACCAGACCCTCCTTGATGACATAGAGGTAGCCGGTTGGGGGATCGTTCTGTTTGAAGATATGGATGTTCGGCGGATAGGTCTTGAGGATGGCCGCGGTGCGAATTTCCTGAAAGACGTTGGCGGGAAGATGGTTGAACGGTTCGGTATCCTTGAGATGCTTGATCAGACTCATCGAACTACCCGGCAGGGGAGAATAAACGGGACCCCGGTGATGGTGAAAAAGCCTCCCGGTGGGAGGCTTCTGGCCGAACGGTGAGCTCGATTCTATCATCAAACAATAAAATGGCAATCTATTTTAACGGGGCGGAAGAGGGGCCTTACCTCAGGTTAACTTGGCCGTCCCGGCCGGGGGCTCCTCGACGGAACCCGGCATTCTGTGCAGCTTTCGCAGAATGTTGTCCATTTTTGTCGCCGACTCGGGGGTGACCCTGTCCTGGGTGAGGTTGGAGACGACGATATTGATGAGGAAGGCGAGCGGACAGACGACCAGAGCGGAGGAGGTCGCCGGCAGAATGCCTTCAGCTTCGAACATCGGCACCTTCGCAATCCATCCTGCCATGGCGAGCAGGGTCATGCCGAGCCCCCAGACCATGCCGGCCAGCGCTCCGTATTTGTTGGCCTTGCTGTACCAGACCGCCAGCACGACGGCGGGAAAAATGGTGTTGCCCGCGATGGCAAAGGCCATGGCGACGATCTGGGCAATCAGGGCGGGTGGGTTGAGGGCGGTGATGATCACTATGATGCAGAGTACGGCTGTGCAGACGCGGCCGACGAAGAGTGCCTCCCTGTCGTTGCAGTTCGGCTTGAAAACGGTGGCGTACCAGTCGTGGGCGAGGGCCGAAGACCCGGCGATCAGCAGGCCGGCGACGGTAGAGAGCCCGGCGGCCATGGCCCCCGAGGCGAGATAGCCGATGTAGGCGAGCCCCATCCCGGCTTTTTCCGGGGCCGAAAGAATGATGACGTCGGCGACGGCCTTGCCGCCCAGCGGATTCCAGAATTTGCCCATGGCCGCGTAGACCGGGGAGGACCAGTAGAGCAGGCCGATGAAGAAAAGGCCCCAGAGGACCGATTTGCGGGCGACGTCCTCGTTCTTGACGGTGTAGAAGCGGATCATGATGTGGGGCAGACCGGCAGTGCCGACCATCAGGGTGAAGGTCAATGCCACAAACTGGTACAAGGTACCCTCTCCCCACGGGAGGTAGGCCCTGCGGACATTTTCCAGTTCGCCGCCGGTCAACTGGCCGCTGGCAACTTTGCCGTCCATGAGGCCGGAGAGGATGCTGCCGTATTCGAGTTGGGGCAGGAGGCCGATGCCGCCGGCC containing:
- a CDS encoding VC_2705 family sodium/solute symporter, which produces MKKSTRIAGTTLATLLLSTGTLLAAGEEVYQIQQGFKLLPAIIFLALLFVYVGVGFISKVSSTSGYWVAGQGIGKFGNGAAIAADWMSAASFMGVAGLLYLKGWFGLGYIIGWTGGYVLLLTLLAAQIRRFGKYTIPEFLGDRYDCHAVRLIAAAVTVIIAITYATAQFKGIGLICGWIFGMDYTASVFFAAGVTLAYLLISGMAGVTRNQQIQYVVLISAFLIPLWILIRKAGGIGLLPQLEYGSILSGLMDGKVASGQLTGGELENVRRAYLPWGEGTLYQFVALTFTLMVGTAGLPHIMIRFYTVKNEDVARKSVLWGLFFIGLLYWSSPVYAAMGKFWNPLGGKAVADVIILSAPEKAGMGLAYIGYLASGAMAAGLSTVAGLLIAGSSALAHDWYATVFKPNCNDREALFVGRVCTAVLCIIVIITALNPPALIAQIVAMAFAIAGNTIFPAVVLAVWYSKANKYGALAGMVWGLGMTLLAMAGWIAKVPMFEAEGILPATSSALVVCPLAFLINIVVSNLTQDRVTPESATKMDNILRKLHRMPGSVEEPPAGTAKLT